A genomic window from Flavobacterium phycosphaerae includes:
- a CDS encoding TolC family protein codes for MKMKSLYLVILLLVIVPKTKAQQVLTLEEAVKIALENNFDIRIASNNQKMDEANATAGNAGMLPKLTANIADNNSIQNSSQTRQDGTKTELNNAKNNSLTYGVSLDWTVFDGFKMFAKKSQLEELKKLGDAKTKLTIITKISDVNTTYFDLVQQQQQLAALDSSIVISNQRLTVAQNRFSIGKASKLEVLNAQVDLNTDQTALLKQKELLGNTKILLNQLLARDVKTDFKVAEVIVVDKGLLLPTLTDLATKQNPELEAQIINKKVAELQLKQVKANRYPTVKVNTGYNFSESQSSLGFTSSSYSRGLNYGFSASLNLFDGFAQKRTEKIAQLELENSKIAIEQQTATLNGQLESSYQTYLTNLELVQLEEKNEGIAKQNLDITLEKFRIGTITPIEFRTAQLNYITAKVRYTNAQFQAKLSEISLKELAGNLSF; via the coding sequence ATGAAAATGAAATCACTATATCTTGTCATCCTATTGTTGGTCATTGTGCCCAAAACCAAGGCTCAACAAGTACTAACACTTGAAGAGGCAGTGAAAATTGCTTTGGAAAATAATTTTGACATTCGCATAGCGTCGAACAATCAAAAAATGGATGAAGCCAATGCCACCGCGGGTAATGCCGGAATGTTACCCAAACTCACCGCCAATATTGCTGACAACAACAGCATTCAAAACAGTTCACAAACCCGTCAGGATGGTACTAAAACCGAATTGAATAACGCCAAAAACAATAGCCTTACTTATGGCGTAAGCTTAGACTGGACGGTATTTGACGGCTTTAAAATGTTTGCCAAAAAAAGTCAGTTAGAGGAGTTAAAAAAACTAGGCGATGCCAAAACCAAATTGACCATCATTACCAAAATAAGTGATGTCAACACTACTTATTTTGATTTAGTACAACAACAGCAACAGTTAGCGGCTTTAGACAGTTCAATCGTAATTTCTAACCAACGGTTGACCGTGGCACAAAACCGGTTCAGCATTGGCAAGGCCTCTAAATTGGAAGTTTTGAATGCTCAGGTAGATTTGAATACCGACCAAACCGCACTTTTAAAACAAAAGGAATTGTTGGGCAATACTAAAATTCTTTTGAATCAATTGTTAGCGCGAGATGTCAAAACCGATTTCAAAGTGGCAGAGGTTATTGTGGTAGATAAAGGATTGTTATTACCAACTTTAACCGATTTAGCTACCAAACAAAATCCGGAACTCGAAGCTCAAATTATCAATAAAAAAGTAGCCGAACTACAATTGAAGCAAGTCAAAGCCAACCGCTACCCTACGGTAAAAGTGAATACCGGATATAATTTTTCAGAAAGTCAATCCAGTTTGGGATTCACTTCTTCCTCTTATTCCCGTGGATTGAATTATGGTTTCAGTGCCAGCCTGAATCTTTTTGACGGCTTTGCCCAAAAACGTACCGAGAAGATTGCCCAACTTGAACTGGAAAACTCCAAAATTGCCATCGAGCAACAAACGGCGACTTTGAACGGGCAATTGGAAAGCAGTTACCAAACCTATTTAACCAACTTGGAACTGGTACAATTAGAAGAAAAAAACGAAGGCATTGCCAAGCAGAATCTGGATATCACTTTGGAGAAATTCCGAATCGGAACCATTACGCCAATTGAATTCAGAACGGCACAACTCAATTATATTACTGCTAAAGTGCGTTATACCAATGCGCAGTTTCAGGCCAAACTTTCTGAAATCAGTCTAAAAGAATTGGCCGGGAATTTGAGTTTTTAA
- a CDS encoding bestrophin family protein, with translation MISYNTKDWFTFIFRFHKADTFRTLFPIMIAIGFYAALIGYLEVEFWKVAENSYIKNITIMHGMLGFVISLLLVFRTNTAYDRWWEGRRQWGSLVNNSRNLAIKLAVILEDEKDRSFFRKLIPHYAVILHKHLNNSEISQQLFDDVDLAIDHHKHKPNQVAKKMFARINELYLEKKISGDQLIILNAEIQSLTEICGACERIKNTPIPYSYSAFIKKFIFFYVMTLPFGYSFSLGYYVAPVVVFIFYVLASLELIAEEIEDPFGGDANDLPTAKIASNIKKHVEELL, from the coding sequence ATGATTTCCTATAATACCAAAGACTGGTTTACTTTTATTTTTCGTTTTCACAAAGCCGATACGTTTCGTACGCTTTTCCCAATCATGATTGCCATTGGCTTTTATGCTGCGCTTATTGGTTATTTGGAAGTGGAATTTTGGAAAGTAGCTGAAAACAGTTATATTAAAAACATCACCATCATGCATGGAATGTTGGGTTTTGTCATTTCGTTATTATTAGTATTCAGAACCAACACCGCTTATGATCGTTGGTGGGAAGGCAGACGACAATGGGGAAGCTTAGTTAACAACAGTCGCAACTTAGCTATTAAATTGGCCGTGATTTTGGAAGATGAGAAAGACAGAAGTTTTTTCAGAAAACTCATTCCTCATTATGCTGTCATACTACACAAACATTTGAACAACTCCGAAATCAGTCAGCAGTTGTTTGACGATGTTGATTTAGCAATTGACCACCACAAACACAAACCAAATCAGGTAGCCAAAAAAATGTTTGCGCGAATAAATGAGTTGTATCTTGAAAAGAAAATTTCGGGCGACCAATTAATAATTCTGAATGCCGAAATCCAATCGCTGACCGAAATATGCGGGGCTTGTGAGCGCATCAAAAACACGCCTATTCCCTACTCTTACAGTGCTTTTATCAAAAAGTTCATTTTCTTTTATGTTATGACATTGCCTTTTGGGTATTCCTTTAGTTTGGGTTATTATGTAGCGCCGGTAGTGGTGTTTATCTTTTATGTATTGGCTTCTTTAGAACTAATTGCCGAAGAAATTGAAGATCCTTTTGGTGGTGATGCTAATGATTTGCCTACAGCCAAAATAGCTTCCAACATCAAGAAGCATGTGGAAGAACTCTTATAA
- a CDS encoding AraC family transcriptional regulator — MASKILLNKPALTHEKSLKTLVENRTIFSLDHCELNIFETYQKSDLVPLKFNDLVVTSMLRGKKIMHLFEEPQFEYLPGETVIVPSNVEMKIDFPEATKENPTQCIALAIDHKIITDTLDFLNEKYPKEGKSNLWKLDHENYFFYNNVELAGTINKLIKECMGDSITKDAIADLTLQELIIRIIQTQSAKRFENEKYIDNNSPISPTLEYIKKNIRETISLKDLSDKACMSTTSFYRYFKRELGMSPIEYILNEKIKYAKKLLSNPNIHVNEVSYASGFEDCNYFIRLFKKYEGVTPKQYQLMNFSSH, encoded by the coding sequence ATGGCCTCCAAAATTTTATTAAACAAACCGGCACTTACTCACGAAAAGTCACTCAAGACTTTGGTAGAAAACCGTACCATTTTTTCCTTAGACCATTGCGAGCTGAACATTTTTGAAACCTATCAGAAATCAGACCTCGTGCCGTTGAAGTTTAACGACTTGGTGGTAACAAGCATGCTACGCGGAAAAAAAATCATGCATCTTTTTGAAGAACCGCAGTTTGAATACTTACCCGGTGAAACCGTAATTGTGCCATCGAATGTAGAAATGAAAATTGATTTTCCGGAAGCTACCAAAGAAAACCCAACACAATGTATTGCCTTAGCCATAGACCATAAAATTATTACGGATACGTTAGATTTTTTGAATGAAAAATACCCAAAAGAAGGCAAAAGCAACTTGTGGAAATTAGACCACGAGAATTACTTTTTTTACAACAATGTAGAATTGGCAGGCACCATCAACAAACTCATCAAAGAGTGTATGGGCGACTCCATCACCAAGGATGCCATTGCCGATTTGACTTTGCAAGAATTAATCATCCGTATCATTCAAACGCAAAGTGCCAAACGCTTTGAAAACGAAAAATACATTGACAACAATAGTCCTATATCACCTACGCTGGAATACATCAAAAAGAACATCCGCGAGACTATAAGTTTAAAAGACTTGAGCGATAAAGCCTGTATGAGTACCACTTCGTTTTACCGCTATTTTAAAAGAGAATTGGGCATGAGTCCTATTGAATACATCTTAAACGAAAAGATAAAATACGCCAAAAAACTACTCAGCAATCCGAACATACATGTCAATGAAGTGTCGTATGCCAGTGGATTTGAAGACTGCAATTATTTCATCCGACTGTTCAAAAAGTACGAAGGCGTTACACCCAAACAATACCAGTTGATGAACTTCAGTTCGCACTAA
- a CDS encoding DUF779 domain-containing protein gives MKRLAVTDNALAVVQMLKEKFGDLMFYQAGGCCEGTQPQCFEKGGFFLRTDDVCIGQVAGFDFWLDKDLFEYWKMAHFTLDVMEGIGAGGFSLETPYGKTFIINYRLFTPEELEQLEPVNYNRYD, from the coding sequence ATGAAACGATTGGCAGTAACGGATAATGCTTTGGCTGTAGTACAAATGCTCAAAGAAAAATTTGGTGATTTGATGTTTTATCAAGCAGGCGGTTGTTGCGAAGGAACCCAGCCTCAGTGCTTTGAAAAGGGTGGTTTCTTTCTGAGAACCGATGATGTGTGCATTGGTCAGGTAGCCGGATTTGATTTTTGGCTCGATAAAGATTTATTCGAATACTGGAAGATGGCTCATTTCACTTTAGATGTGATGGAGGGTATAGGTGCAGGAGGATTTTCTTTGGAAACCCCTTATGGCAAAACGTTTATCATTAATTACCGCTTGTTTACCCCTGAAGAGTTAGAACAACTCGAACCGGTAAATTACAATCGCTACGATTAG
- a CDS encoding aldehyde dehydrogenase family protein, with amino-acid sequence MSNLIQRPTFKDKYDNYIGGKFVPPASGQYFDVVSPVDGKVFTKAAHSNKEDLTLAVDAAHEAFKTWGKVSVTDRSNMLIKIAQVMEDNLAYLAAAETIDNGKAVRETLAADLPLAIDHFRYFAGVIRAEEGSVSELDETTVSLIVHEPIGVIAQIIPWNFPLLMAVWKLAPALAAGNCVVLKPAENTPISIMILMELIGDIIPAGVINVVNGFGSELGRALVTNPKVAKAAFTGSTATGRMVMQYATENIVPVTLELGGKSPNIFFPSVMDADDEFLDKAIEGAVLYCLNQGEVCTCPSRLLVHEDIYDKFIARVIERVAAVKTGDPLDPTVMMGAQASKVQKDKIMSYINLGKEEGAELLIGGDENKLGGDLDNGYYIKPTVFKGTNKMRIFQEEIFGPVLAVTTFKTTEEAIEIANDTLYGLGAGVWTRDAHELYQVPRAIHAGRVWVNSYHAYPAGAPFGGYKQSGIGRENHKMMLAHYRQTKNMLISYNKNKLGFF; translated from the coding sequence ATGAGTAATTTAATTCAAAGACCCACATTCAAAGATAAGTATGATAATTATATAGGCGGAAAGTTTGTACCGCCGGCCTCCGGGCAATACTTTGATGTGGTTTCTCCGGTAGACGGAAAAGTGTTTACCAAAGCGGCCCATTCCAACAAAGAAGATTTAACTTTAGCAGTTGATGCAGCCCATGAAGCTTTCAAAACTTGGGGCAAAGTTTCGGTAACCGACAGAAGCAATATGCTAATCAAAATAGCGCAGGTTATGGAAGATAATTTAGCCTATTTGGCTGCTGCAGAAACCATAGATAACGGTAAAGCCGTTCGGGAAACCTTGGCTGCCGATTTGCCTTTGGCTATTGATCACTTTCGTTATTTTGCCGGAGTAATCCGTGCCGAAGAAGGGTCGGTAAGCGAGTTGGATGAGACTACGGTTTCATTAATTGTTCACGAACCTATCGGGGTGATTGCCCAAATCATTCCATGGAACTTCCCATTACTAATGGCTGTTTGGAAATTGGCACCGGCTTTGGCCGCAGGAAATTGCGTAGTCCTAAAACCGGCAGAGAATACCCCGATTTCCATCATGATTTTAATGGAATTGATAGGTGATATTATTCCGGCCGGTGTGATAAATGTAGTCAATGGTTTCGGTTCTGAATTAGGGAGAGCTTTGGTGACCAATCCAAAAGTAGCTAAAGCAGCTTTCACCGGTTCGACCGCTACGGGAAGAATGGTAATGCAATACGCTACCGAGAATATCGTTCCGGTAACTTTAGAGTTAGGCGGAAAATCACCGAATATTTTCTTCCCTTCAGTGATGGATGCCGATGATGAGTTTTTAGACAAAGCCATTGAAGGAGCCGTATTGTACTGTTTGAATCAAGGGGAAGTTTGTACTTGTCCGTCGCGTTTATTAGTGCATGAAGATATCTATGATAAATTTATTGCAAGAGTAATCGAACGTGTGGCTGCGGTAAAAACCGGAGACCCGCTCGACCCAACCGTAATGATGGGAGCACAGGCTTCGAAAGTACAGAAAGACAAAATTATGTCGTACATCAATTTAGGAAAAGAAGAAGGAGCAGAGTTGTTAATTGGTGGCGATGAAAATAAACTAGGCGGTGACTTGGACAACGGTTACTATATTAAACCAACCGTTTTCAAAGGAACGAACAAGATGAGAATCTTCCAGGAAGAAATCTTCGGACCGGTATTGGCCGTGACTACTTTCAAAACTACCGAGGAAGCCATCGAAATTGCCAATGATACTTTATATGGTTTAGGGGCCGGTGTTTGGACACGAGATGCCCACGAATTGTATCAGGTACCAAGAGCCATTCATGCGGGTAGAGTATGGGTAAACAGCTATCATGCTTATCCTGCGGGAGCACCGTTTGGAGGGTATAAACAATCCGGTATCGGTAGAGAAAATCACAAAATGATGTTGGCGCATTACCGCCAGACTAAAAACATGTTGATTTCGTATAACAAAAATAAATTAGGGTTCTTTTAA
- the pheT gene encoding phenylalanine--tRNA ligase subunit beta: MRISYNWLKQFIKIDLKSEETSAILTDLGLEVEVVEKYQSVRGGLEGVVVGHVLTCEKHPDADRLKVTTVDLGEGAPVQIVCGAANVAAGQKVPVATIGTKLFDKEGVEFEIKKGKIRGQESHGMICAEDELGLGTSHEGIMVLDEKLKPGTPCAKVFNIENDEIFEIGLTPNRADAMSHYGVARDLRASLLQKNSNIELITPSVSTFRIDKRTLKIDVDVKDNKLAPRYCGVTLSGLTVKPSPDWLQNRLKAIGLTPKNNIVDVTNYILHDLGQPLHAFDAAKITGKITVKTVPAGTKFTTLDDVERTLHEEDLMICDEKGPLCMAGVFGGKGSGVTETTNSIFLESAYFNPIAVRKTAKRHALNTDASFRFERGIDPNITEFALKRAALLIKEVAGGEITSDIIDIYPKAIEDFRVFLNFDKTTKLIGQELPKETIKKILASLDIKVTTVSDAGLGLIIPSYRVDVQREVDVIEEILRVYGYNNINFTKKLNATVANSARTEDYKIQNIIAAQLNANGFHEMMANSLTTPDYVKLSEQLKEEYNVMMLNPLSNDLSAMRQSLLFSGLEAVSYNINRRNGDLKLFEFGKTYHKLPSGYDEPKHLTLFVSGNRSEESWTLAQKPTDFFLFKGYVSSILERLGVCKTQNKPVTSDVFAEGLAIACGNDTLVEFGTVKKSILKHFDIKQEVFYADFNWNLILKLLSTKIKFTDIPKYPEVRRDLALLVDEAVAFDAIYSIARQTEKSLLKEVSLFDVYQGKNLPEGKKSYAVSFTLQDTTKTLTDEQIDKIMSKLQKNMESELGASLRS; the protein is encoded by the coding sequence ATGAGAATCTCTTACAATTGGTTAAAACAATTCATTAAAATAGATTTAAAATCAGAGGAAACTTCGGCCATTCTTACCGATTTAGGACTGGAAGTGGAAGTGGTGGAAAAATACCAATCCGTGCGCGGCGGATTAGAAGGTGTGGTTGTAGGTCACGTATTGACTTGCGAAAAACATCCGGATGCAGACCGTTTAAAAGTAACTACCGTTGATTTGGGCGAAGGCGCTCCGGTGCAAATAGTTTGCGGGGCTGCCAATGTAGCCGCCGGACAAAAAGTACCCGTTGCCACTATCGGAACTAAACTGTTTGATAAAGAAGGGGTAGAATTTGAAATCAAGAAAGGAAAAATCCGCGGACAGGAAAGCCACGGAATGATTTGCGCCGAAGATGAGTTAGGACTTGGTACCAGCCACGAAGGCATTATGGTATTGGATGAAAAATTGAAACCGGGTACGCCTTGTGCCAAAGTTTTCAACATAGAAAATGACGAAATTTTTGAAATTGGACTAACACCTAACCGTGCCGATGCCATGTCGCATTATGGTGTAGCGCGTGATTTGCGTGCCAGTTTGTTGCAAAAAAACAGCAACATCGAGTTGATTACGCCTTCGGTAAGTACGTTCCGAATTGACAAAAGAACCTTGAAGATTGATGTAGATGTTAAAGACAACAAGCTTGCTCCAAGATATTGCGGTGTTACCCTTTCCGGACTTACGGTAAAGCCTTCACCGGACTGGTTGCAAAACCGATTGAAAGCCATAGGACTTACGCCAAAAAATAATATTGTTGACGTTACCAATTATATCTTACACGATTTAGGACAACCGCTACATGCTTTTGATGCGGCTAAAATCACCGGGAAAATTACTGTAAAAACAGTACCTGCCGGAACCAAGTTCACTACCCTTGACGATGTAGAAAGAACCTTGCACGAAGAAGACTTGATGATTTGTGACGAAAAAGGACCGTTGTGTATGGCCGGTGTTTTTGGAGGTAAAGGCTCAGGAGTTACTGAAACTACCAATTCTATTTTCTTGGAAAGCGCCTATTTCAACCCGATTGCTGTTCGTAAAACGGCTAAACGTCATGCGTTGAATACCGATGCGTCGTTCCGTTTTGAAAGAGGTATTGATCCTAACATTACTGAGTTTGCGCTGAAGCGTGCGGCTCTTTTAATTAAAGAAGTAGCCGGTGGCGAAATCACTTCAGACATCATTGATATTTATCCGAAAGCTATCGAAGATTTCCGTGTATTCCTGAACTTTGATAAAACCACCAAACTTATCGGACAAGAATTACCAAAAGAAACCATCAAGAAAATATTGGCTTCTTTAGACATTAAAGTAACTACGGTTTCTGATGCCGGTTTGGGATTAATTATTCCGTCTTACCGTGTAGACGTGCAACGCGAAGTGGATGTGATTGAGGAAATCCTGCGAGTATACGGATATAACAATATCAATTTTACCAAAAAACTGAATGCTACGGTAGCCAACTCGGCTCGTACCGAAGATTATAAAATACAAAACATCATTGCGGCTCAGTTGAATGCCAACGGTTTTCACGAAATGATGGCCAATTCGCTGACCACACCCGATTATGTGAAGTTATCCGAACAGTTGAAAGAAGAATACAATGTAATGATGCTGAATCCGCTGAGCAATGACTTATCGGCTATGCGTCAGTCGTTGTTGTTCTCCGGTTTAGAGGCTGTGTCTTATAACATCAACCGCAGAAACGGGGATTTGAAGTTATTTGAATTCGGGAAAACGTATCACAAATTGCCTTCGGGTTATGATGAGCCTAAGCATTTGACTTTATTCGTTTCGGGAAACAGAAGTGAAGAAAGCTGGACATTGGCACAAAAACCAACCGATTTCTTTTTATTTAAAGGGTATGTAAGCAGTATATTAGAGCGTTTGGGCGTATGCAAAACCCAAAACAAACCGGTAACTTCGGATGTATTTGCCGAAGGATTGGCTATTGCCTGCGGAAATGATACTTTGGTAGAATTTGGAACCGTGAAAAAATCGATCCTGAAACACTTTGACATCAAGCAGGAAGTGTTTTATGCTGATTTTAACTGGAACCTGATTTTGAAATTATTATCCACCAAAATCAAATTTACCGACATTCCTAAATACCCGGAAGTGAGAAGAGATTTAGCGCTTTTGGTAGATGAAGCGGTGGCATTTGATGCTATTTACAGCATTGCCCGCCAAACGGAAAAATCGCTTTTAAAAGAAGTGAGTTTGTTTGACGTGTACCAAGGTAAAAACCTGCCGGAAGGTAAGAAGTCGTATGCCGTGAGTTTCACGCTGCAAGACACCACTAAAACCCTGACCGATGAGCAGATTGACAAAATCATGAGCAAGTTGCAAAAGAATATGGAAAGTGAATTGGGTGCCAGTTTGAGATCATAA
- a CDS encoding VOC family protein, whose protein sequence is MALINPHINFNGNAEEAFNFYKSVFGGEFLKIMRFKDLASDEFPIAENEANKIMHIALSIGPNILMANDVPESMGRTNENENRSKISISTESKEEADKLFNGLSAGGQVEMPIAVSPWGSYFGMFRDKYGIEWMVDFDPNYKGQI, encoded by the coding sequence ATGGCACTTATCAATCCACATATTAATTTTAATGGCAATGCCGAAGAAGCGTTCAATTTTTACAAATCTGTATTTGGTGGAGAGTTCTTAAAAATCATGCGGTTCAAAGACTTGGCCAGTGATGAATTCCCTATAGCCGAAAATGAAGCTAATAAAATAATGCACATTGCTTTATCCATTGGTCCAAACATTTTAATGGCTAATGATGTTCCTGAAAGTATGGGTCGAACCAACGAAAATGAAAACCGAAGCAAAATCTCAATCAGTACAGAAAGCAAAGAAGAAGCCGACAAATTATTTAACGGTCTTTCTGCAGGCGGACAAGTTGAAATGCCTATAGCTGTCAGTCCATGGGGTTCTTACTTTGGCATGTTTAGAGACAAATACGGCATTGAATGGATGGTAGATTTTGACCCCAATTATAAAGGTCAAATTTAG
- a CDS encoding fasciclin domain-containing protein: MKTGNFLRTACLALTLFVGTATFAQKEKTVKVGGAPMYPSKNIIENAVNSKDHTTLVAAVKAADLVGTLQGKGPFTVFAPTNAAFDKLPKGTVETLLKPENKKTLQTILTYHVVAGKMNASDIAAAIKKGNGKATLNTVSGGTLTAWMKGKALYITDENGKSAKVTIADVNQSNGVIHVIDAVVTPKS, from the coding sequence ATGAAAACCGGAAATTTTTTAAGAACTGCCTGTCTTGCCCTGACTCTGTTTGTAGGAACTGCCACTTTTGCCCAAAAAGAAAAAACTGTAAAGGTAGGAGGAGCCCCAATGTACCCTTCTAAAAACATTATTGAAAACGCGGTAAATTCTAAAGACCATACCACTTTAGTAGCCGCTGTAAAAGCTGCTGACTTAGTAGGTACCCTGCAAGGAAAAGGGCCTTTCACCGTTTTTGCTCCTACGAATGCCGCTTTTGATAAATTGCCAAAGGGAACAGTAGAAACTTTACTAAAACCCGAAAACAAAAAAACACTGCAAACTATTTTGACCTACCATGTAGTAGCCGGCAAAATGAACGCTTCGGATATTGCGGCAGCTATAAAAAAGGGAAATGGGAAAGCTACGCTTAACACTGTAAGTGGTGGCACCCTTACCGCTTGGATGAAAGGCAAAGCCCTGTACATAACAGATGAAAACGGAAAAAGCGCCAAAGTAACCATTGCGGATGTTAACCAATCTAACGGGGTGATTCATGTAATTGATGCCGTAGTAACACCAAAATCATAA
- a CDS encoding lipocalin-like domain-containing protein — MRKKSIFMTMAVTAMLFASCADKTNKAENSVTTADTTQVAPEKEVAPESTASVVGVWKLSAIDLDMVAPKGKEQALEDMKKKMIAETVYTFNDDGTMTFKNSMVKETPATYTFEDNKITMTDNKSKKSETVAVDELTANKLVVSSEQNGKKTVMTFSK; from the coding sequence ATGAGAAAAAAATCAATTTTTATGACAATGGCAGTAACAGCAATGCTTTTTGCTTCATGTGCCGACAAAACAAACAAAGCTGAAAATAGTGTAACCACTGCTGACACTACACAAGTAGCTCCTGAAAAAGAAGTAGCTCCTGAATCGACTGCCTCAGTAGTAGGGGTTTGGAAACTATCGGCTATCGATTTAGATATGGTAGCTCCAAAAGGAAAAGAGCAGGCGCTGGAAGACATGAAGAAAAAAATGATTGCCGAAACGGTTTATACTTTTAATGATGACGGTACCATGACTTTCAAAAACTCAATGGTAAAGGAAACTCCGGCAACTTACACTTTTGAGGACAACAAAATCACCATGACCGACAATAAATCCAAAAAGTCCGAAACGGTTGCGGTTGATGAATTAACAGCCAATAAACTGGTGGTATCCAGTGAGCAAAACGGCAAAAAAACCGTAATGACATTTTCAAAATAA
- a CDS encoding LytR/AlgR family response regulator transcription factor: MYSVNIQDIVNCESEKNYTTFYFINAPKLVVSTTLKEYETLLKPFQFFRAHQSHLINMGYFDHFIKSDGGNTIVMKNKSTIPLSTRKKEEFLALIDTL, from the coding sequence ATATATTCGGTCAATATTCAGGATATTGTAAACTGCGAATCCGAGAAAAATTATACCACTTTTTATTTTATCAATGCCCCAAAATTGGTCGTTTCTACTACCTTAAAAGAATATGAAACCCTGCTTAAACCGTTTCAGTTTTTCAGAGCACACCAGTCGCATTTAATCAATATGGGCTATTTTGATCACTTTATTAAATCAGATGGTGGCAATACCATTGTGATGAAAAATAAAAGTACTATCCCGTTATCCACCCGAAAAAAAGAAGAATTTTTAGCGCTCATTGATACGCTTTAG
- a CDS encoding LytR/AlgR family response regulator transcription factor → MLRAVVIDDIDAIRIKNVEIIKLNCPNIAIIGQADSVESGVNLIKQIIPDIVFLDVEMADGTGFDLLQKLKPITFKVIFITGFEDFAIRAFRFSAIDYLLKPLDPDDLVEAVRKAEEALTKDVMELKLNTLFSNLERPKNLQKLVLKTAEKYIRSIFRIL, encoded by the coding sequence ATGTTACGAGCTGTTGTTATTGATGATATCGATGCTATTCGCATAAAAAATGTCGAGATTATAAAATTGAATTGTCCTAATATTGCTATTATTGGTCAGGCTGACAGCGTAGAAAGCGGCGTGAATTTAATCAAACAAATAATCCCTGATATTGTATTTCTGGATGTGGAAATGGCTGACGGTACCGGTTTTGACTTGCTTCAAAAACTAAAACCAATTACTTTCAAAGTGATTTTTATAACCGGTTTCGAAGACTTTGCTATTCGGGCTTTCCGCTTCAGCGCAATCGATTATTTACTGAAACCTTTAGATCCTGATGATTTGGTTGAGGCCGTCAGAAAAGCGGAAGAAGCACTTACCAAAGATGTAATGGAGCTCAAACTGAACACCTTGTTTTCCAATTTAGAACGTCCTAAAAACCTCCAAAAACTGGTTTTAAAAACGGCTGAAAAATATATTCGGTCAATATTCAGGATATTGTAA